Proteins from one Oscillatoria nigro-viridis PCC 7112 genomic window:
- a CDS encoding NADPH-dependent FMN reductase codes for MVKIVGIGGSLRTGSYSQLALKVAAERAEALGAEVEIFDLRSLKLPFCDGENDYLDYPDVEKLRNAVKQADGLILATPEYHGSVSGALKNALDLMSFEHLDGKVAGAISVLGGQVNSNALNDLRTILRWVHAWVIPEQIAIGQAWKAFSPDGKLLDEKLSERFDEFARSLVKNTRKLRGIS; via the coding sequence ATGGTAAAAATTGTCGGCATTGGTGGAAGTTTGCGGACTGGCTCCTACAGCCAGTTAGCGTTGAAGGTAGCAGCAGAACGGGCCGAGGCCTTGGGCGCTGAAGTTGAAATATTCGATTTGCGATCGCTCAAGCTGCCCTTTTGCGACGGTGAGAATGATTATCTCGATTACCCGGATGTGGAAAAGCTGCGAAATGCGGTTAAGCAAGCCGACGGCTTGATTTTGGCAACGCCGGAGTATCACGGTAGCGTCAGCGGTGCTCTCAAGAATGCCCTGGATTTGATGAGTTTTGAGCATTTGGACGGGAAAGTTGCGGGTGCGATTAGCGTTTTGGGAGGGCAAGTTAACAGCAACGCACTCAACGATTTGCGAACCATTTTGAGATGGGTGCACGCTTGGGTAATTCCCGAACAAATTGCGATCGGACAAGCTTGGAAAGCTTTTAGTCCCGACGGTAAATTGTTGGATGAAAAACTGTCTGAAAGGTTCGACGAATTTGCTCGGAGTTTAGTGAAAAATACGCGGAAATTGCGAGGAATTTCTTAG